In Rhodococcus pseudokoreensis, the DNA window CAGCAAATATTACCTGCCGCCCCGAGTGCTTCGACCGGGGCTGGGGTGTGTGCGTCAGGAGCCCAAGGCCGCCGCGGAGAGCAGCAGTCCCGCCAGAACGAGTTCGACGACGAAGTAGAACCACACGGGGTAAAAGCGCGTCGGCCGGTCGATGAGGGCGGCGACGATCCGGCCGAACGCCATCCCCAGCAGGGCGACGGCCACCGTCACCGCGGCGACGGATCGGATGCCGTGGGGGTCGAAGGCCGCGTAGAAGAGCAGGCCCGCGACCGCGACACCGAAACCGCCGTAGACCGCGCGCACCTCGGCGCGGGCAGTCGCCGAATCCGCGGTGAGACCGAACGGTGCGACCAGGCGGGCGGGAAGGGCGAGCCCGTAGACGCCCATGCCTGCGAAGAACAACGCCACCACGATGATCAGAAACTCCGCCATCTCAGCCTCTCGTTTCCCCGGGACACATCTCTGTCGACGGTAGCCGGAACCGTGACGGACCCTCGCGTCTCCGACGGCCCGTCGTAGGTCCTACCCTTGATATATGGCTACACCCCAGCTCGCGGCGTCCGACCCGGCATCGAAACCCCCGAATCGTGCCGATTCGACCGCCCTGTTCGTCGTCGGCGGTCTCATCGCCGGCCTGGTTGCGGCAATCGTCGTCGGACTTTCCGCTGCTCAGGCGCTCGTGTTGCTGGGAATTCCGGATCCCGGACCGATCACCACCTACGGATTGCCCGCCATGCGGGCCGTGTCGGAGATCGCTGCCGTCATCACCATCGGATCTCTGCTGCTCGCGGCGTTCTTCGTGCCTCCGCAGAAATCCGGCGTCCTGGACGTGGACGGCTACCGCGCCGTCCGCACCGCGTCGTACGCCGCGATCGTGTGGGCGGCGACCGCCCTCGTCCTCGTCCCGCTGACGCTGTCGGACACGTCCGGGCAACCGTTCGGCGAAGCGGTCAAACCGGCCAACATCTTCAATTCGATCGATCAGGTCGAACTCGCAGGCGCCTGGCGCTGGACCGCGATCATCGCCATCGTCCTCGCGATCGCCTCCCGGCTCGTGCTGCGCTGGTGGTGGACGCCGATCCTGCTGCTCGTCGGCATCCTCGGGTTGATGCCGCTCGCGTTGACCGGGCACTCGTCCTCGGGTGGTTCGCACGACATGGCGACGAACAGCCTGATCTTGCACCTCGTCGCGGCCTCGCTGTGGGCGGGCGGTCTGTTCGCACTTCTCGCCCATGCCCGCAGGCGCGGCGCCTACACGGACGTCGCGGCGCGCAGGTTCTCCGCGGTCGCGACCGTTTGCTTCGTCGTCATGGCGGTCAGCGGTGTGGTCAACGCGCTCGTTCGCGTCCAGATCGGCGACCTGGTCGACACCACGTACGGACGCCTGGTGGTCGCGAAGATCGTGGCCCTCGTCGTACTCGGGATGTTCGGGTGGGCGC includes these proteins:
- a CDS encoding DUF4345 family protein gives rise to the protein MAEFLIIVVALFFAGMGVYGLALPARLVAPFGLTADSATARAEVRAVYGGFGVAVAGLLFYAAFDPHGIRSVAAVTVAVALLGMAFGRIVAALIDRPTRFYPVWFYFVVELVLAGLLLSAAALGS